Below is a genomic region from Gemmobacter sp. 24YEA27.
CCTGAATCTCACTCATAATGACACCCCGCGCTGCGGCCATCGGCGTCCTGCAACATATGCGTGGGCGTATAGGCCGAGCGGATATTATGGACATGGACATGCTCGCCCGCGCGGATCGCCCCGGTCGCGATGCCGATGGGCATGCCGTATTTCAGGATCACATCACCTGCCGCGATGTCGTGGCGCGCGATCTTATGGGCCATCGGAATCGGGCGGTTGAGGCGGACCTCGCCCCCCTCCAGCGCAACCACCAGCCCCTCGGGCGAATTCGCGCGGGCGACCAGCACATTGTCTTCGCCGGACAAGAGCAGGAACGGCCCGAATGACGATTTTTCAGTCACTTCCGGCACTCCACCATATAGATATGGTCGGCAACCAGCGCGGTCTCGCCGGTTTGTTTGGTGACGATGAGGCGTTCGGTCACGCGGCCAAAACCGGGGCGTTTTTCCATCAGCTCCTTACCGATGATCTCGACCCGGGTTCTGAGCGTATCGCCGATGAACACGGGTTTCACAAAGCGCATCCGGTCGTAACCATAGGAAAACGCGACCGGATTTATAATCGTCGCGGTCAGGCCGACGCCGATGGTGAAGACCATCGTGCCATGCGCAATGCGCTGACCAAAGGGCAGCGTCTTGCAGAATTCCGCGTCCAGATGATGCGGGAAGAAATCGCCCGAATGGCCGGCATGAACGACGAAATCGGTCTCGGTGATGGTGCGGCCGACCGTGTCGCGCGCCTCGCCGATCTCGTAATCCTCGTAATATTTCACCTGTTCAAGCATCGGGAGAAGTCCTGATCGGATGCGCCGGCAGGGCGCTGGATTGGTAGGCGGCCTCGACAAGGGCCATTGTGTGCCAGGCATCTTCGGCGCTGCCTTGCAGCTCAGCATCTTCGCGGGTGGCAAAGCGCATCACCTGCGCGATCCGGCCGACGAAAGCCTCGATAAACCAGTTGCCGATCAGCGGGATCTGCCGCCATTCGCCATCTGTGTTGAGCCAGAATTCATCCGGCTCACCCTTCGGGTAATCGAGATTGACGCCGAGCTTCAGATAAGCCGCGCCCCTCGTGCCGCAGATGCGGAATTCACAGGCCTGGAACCGGCGGCCGAAGGCATGGTTATGGTTGATAGATAGGTTCGCGCGGGCGCGTTGCCCGTAATCGAGGATGATCGACGACCGCGTATTCGACACGGAAGAGGTCGGATGCCCCATGGTTTTCGCGTGAACGCCTGAAGGGTTTCCCAGAACATCCCGAACGAAATCAATATAATGGATCGAATGCAGCAGGATCTCCACCCGGGGCAGATCTTTCAGGAAGGCCCAGCGATGCCAGGGCGTATCCAGCGCCAGCCAGGCATCGAAATCGACCACTTCGCCCAGCAGGCCCTTCGCAATGGCATCTTTCAGCGCAAGGCTCATCGGCGCGAACCTCAGCTGGAAATTCACCGCCGCCCGGATCTTGCGGGTCCTGAGAATGCGGATGATCTCATCAGCTGCCGCAATATCAGACCCCATCGGCTTCTGGATCAGCACGACGACGCCTTCGGGCAGTGCGTTCAGCACAGCCGGAATCGCGGCGGGCGGTACGGCCAGATCATAGACGACGCCGGTGCCCAGAGCCGTCGCCTCGGCCAGCGAACCATAGGCCACCGCCCCTGGCGGCAGGATCGCGCGGGCTTTGTCCTGATCGGGATCATAGATGCCCGCCACAGTGAAGCCGGCCTTTGCACAGGCGGGCAGATGCGCATCTGACACGATAGACCCGGCACCGAAAATCACAATCGGCAGCGCGGTTTTCGGCGGAGTGATGCTCTGGATCAGCTCAGTCATGATGGAAGATTTCCGACATACCGGCCCACCATTCGCCGGGCGCGCGCGTGTCCAGCGGGCGTTGCAGCGGCTTGTTCACCGCCCACCATTTCTGCGTCTCGGGATCAGCGGCCATCTTCGCCATATCGGCCTCATAATCGGTGCCCGAATATTCGAAATAGGAAAACAACAGGTTCTCGGGCTCTTTCAGGAAGATCGAATAGTTCGAAATGTGACATTCTGAGATCTTCTCCAGCACCGCAGGCCAGACGGCGGCATGGAGGCGCTTATACTCGGCCTTGCCCTCTTCCGAGAGGCCGATGACAGAGGCGTAGCGCGTCATGACTGCGCCTCCGTAATGGTCAGATGCGAGCCTTCCGAGACCCGGGCCGCAATCGCCTCATGATCCCAGTCAATGCCCAGCCCCGGCGTGACCGGGGCCAGCGCGAGACCGCCTTCGCGCGCCATCGGGGCCGCGATATCGTCGAGCTGCGGGATATATTCGAGCCAGGGCGCGTTGGGCACCGCACAGACCAGCGACACATGCAGTTCCATCAGGAAATGCGGGCAGATCGCCAGGTTATGCGCTTCGGCCATATGGGCGACCTTGAGCCAGGGCGTGATGCCCCCGATCCGCGCCACATCGGCCTGGACGATGCCACAGGCCCCGGCCTGGATGTAATCGGCGAACTGGCCCGGGGAATACATCGACTCGCCCACCGCAATCGGCACGCGGGACTGACGCGTCAGGCGGGCATGACCCGCGATGTCATCGGCGGGCAGCGGTTCTTCGAACCAGGCGATGTTCAGGCGTTCCAACAGGTCGAGGCGACGCGAGGCTTCGGGCTGGGTCATCGACTGATTGGCATCGGTCATGATCTCGTAATCATCACCAAGCGCGGCGCGCACCGCCTCCAGCCGGGCGGCGTCACCTGCAACCGTGGGTTTGCCGATCTTGATTTTCGATCCGCGGAACCCTGCCTCGCGCATGGCCAGCGCATCATCGACCAGCGCCTGCGGCTCCAGATGCAGCCAGCCGCCTTCTGTCGAATACATCGGCACCGAGGGTTTCGCGCCCCCCGCCAGCACATGCAGCGGCAGGCCGGTTTTCACCCCGCGCAGATCCCAGAGCGCGGTGTCAATCGCCGCCTGGGCCAGCGCCATGATCGGGCCTACAGCCGTCGCATGGCTGAGAAACAGCAGATCGCGCCAGATCGCTTCGATCATGCCCGCCTCGCGCCCGATCAGCGCGGGCAGGAAGCTGCGCCGCAACAGTTCCAGCACGGAATGGCCGCCATCGCCGATCGTGTAGCTGTAGCCAAGGCCCGATGCACCATCGGCGTCGGTCAGGCGGACGAAAATCGTCTCCT
It encodes:
- a CDS encoding MaoC/PaaZ C-terminal domain-containing protein; the protein is MLEQVKYYEDYEIGEARDTVGRTITETDFVVHAGHSGDFFPHHLDAEFCKTLPFGQRIAHGTMVFTIGVGLTATIINPVAFSYGYDRMRFVKPVFIGDTLRTRVEIIGKELMEKRPGFGRVTERLIVTKQTGETALVADHIYMVECRK
- a CDS encoding mandelate racemase/muconate lactonizing enzyme family protein; amino-acid sequence: MAKLIRAEAFIVDLIPKVKRTDAIQSFKSQETIFVRLTDADGASGLGYSYTIGDGGHSVLELLRRSFLPALIGREAGMIEAIWRDLLFLSHATAVGPIMALAQAAIDTALWDLRGVKTGLPLHVLAGGAKPSVPMYSTEGGWLHLEPQALVDDALAMREAGFRGSKIKIGKPTVAGDAARLEAVRAALGDDYEIMTDANQSMTQPEASRRLDLLERLNIAWFEEPLPADDIAGHARLTRQSRVPIAVGESMYSPGQFADYIQAGACGIVQADVARIGGITPWLKVAHMAEAHNLAICPHFLMELHVSLVCAVPNAPWLEYIPQLDDIAAPMAREGGLALAPVTPGLGIDWDHEAIAARVSEGSHLTITEAQS
- a CDS encoding L-rhamnose mutarotase, with product MTRYASVIGLSEEGKAEYKRLHAAVWPAVLEKISECHISNYSIFLKEPENLLFSYFEYSGTDYEADMAKMAADPETQKWWAVNKPLQRPLDTRAPGEWWAGMSEIFHHD
- a CDS encoding UxaA family hydrolase — translated: MTEKSSFGPFLLLSGEDNVLVARANSPEGLVVALEGGEVRLNRPIPMAHKIARHDIAAGDVILKYGMPIGIATGAIRAGEHVHVHNIRSAYTPTHMLQDADGRSAGCHYE
- a CDS encoding Gfo/Idh/MocA family oxidoreductase — encoded protein: MTELIQSITPPKTALPIVIFGAGSIVSDAHLPACAKAGFTVAGIYDPDQDKARAILPPGAVAYGSLAEATALGTGVVYDLAVPPAAIPAVLNALPEGVVVLIQKPMGSDIAAADEIIRILRTRKIRAAVNFQLRFAPMSLALKDAIAKGLLGEVVDFDAWLALDTPWHRWAFLKDLPRVEILLHSIHYIDFVRDVLGNPSGVHAKTMGHPTSSVSNTRSSIILDYGQRARANLSINHNHAFGRRFQACEFRICGTRGAAYLKLGVNLDYPKGEPDEFWLNTDGEWRQIPLIGNWFIEAFVGRIAQVMRFATREDAELQGSAEDAWHTMALVEAAYQSSALPAHPIRTSPDA